In Vicia villosa cultivar HV-30 ecotype Madison, WI linkage group LG7, Vvil1.0, whole genome shotgun sequence, the DNA window ataaatatcaataatattttataaaattaattgtaatatatatatatatatatatatatatatatatatatatatatatatatatatatatatatatatattgataaacttaattttttaatttgacttaaataaaatattctttagttctagaaattaatataaaatattatgttatttacatattataatatttataatttcgataattattaagatttaatataaatatcgcTCAAACATAATATTCAATCGATCAATGAAGTTTATTTATTAACATTTGCACTTAAAGTATAAAAAATTAAACGTCATTTTGTAATAATATATCAATTACTTCACGAAACAATTTCCATATCAAGAAAACAGGTGTATAAGAAGTTAAAAAATTACAATCAcaataaatcaaaattaaaaattgcAATCAATCAatgattttaatattataaatttatattagatgtgtaataataatattcataattatagttattttttctcgtatataaaattaatttaatcaaaatagttatttgtatataaatattttttgtcatCAATATAGTTTAATGTCTCCCTATTTAAATTTAcattattttctttccttttatatattatataaaaccaCGTCTCCATAATTATTCTTTCTTTTatcattttttcaaatattaaactatttttgctttaatatattaaagaaaaaatataggcacagccaatttaaaaaaaaaatatatcaaaattatattatgtaaattattatattaggtAAACTATGTTTtattcataaattatttttaaattaattataattataaataacttTAATAATATATTGGGACAAATGAGTTTGTGGATTAAGTGTTAGTCTATAACAATCCATATGACCAAACATCTAAGGACAAACACAAAAAAACATTAATCATCAAATAAAAATGGATAAACAAATATATTTCGCATGATAAAATAATAGGAAAAAAACTCAATCATTATGGTTTCTTTGTTACAAAAGATTTTGCTACTCCTTATTATCTGATTTTCAAGGGTTTGAGTAAATGATTTCTATAATgcattcataaatattttctacAAAGAATCTTCAGCACTATTAAGATAATCAAATATTTCAAACTTCACTTCTTCCACTTCTTCTTCCAGCAATGGTAGTTGATGACATTGcccttaaataaaaaagaaacatgaGTTAGGAAACATCATATATCACGCAAATAACATATCAATCATTAATATAGAAAATATCCATGATTAATATAGAAAATATTACAGAGATGGAAttcataaaacaaaataacaaaaaaatagaaaatattacaGAGATGGAATGAAAACACCTCACAAATCGTGAaacgaaaatgaaaagaaaaaaatttgccTTATAAGCATTATTATGAGATGCAGCCTGCAAGTTACAACACAACAGACGTCTTCCACCATCACATACATACAACCCAACGCAAATCTTCAATCAGGATCCCTCTGACTCACACATGATCATGCAATTTCACAACACACTGAATTAAACGtggaaagaagaagaatgaaagtggttgataaatatgcaaagcattatATGAGGTCATTAGTGCTGTAAGCAGTTTGGAATGTGAATGGCcagagaaagtaaataatttgtaacTGCGAGATCATGAGAGGTTGGAGGTTTAAAGTTCAATCCTTACAACTGCTGCAACATACAATGGAAAGggaatgatgtggaattttgtgagaagagaggctgatgtgacatagctaagagatgaggaaatgatagactcttcttatatgatagatttagttAAGCTTTAGTTTCTTTCTTCTacccctctttttgtttttataaacAGAGCATAAAATAATAAGTACATgctttattagtttttttttgtttttataaacaGAGCATAAAATAATAAGTACatgctttctttgtttttttttttttttgtttttttttttaatggcgATGCTTTACTAGTATCTGGTTCATCTCTTCGTTTTGTTTCAACCATGTACTTCATTATAGTTTGTGGCGGCAAACAAAGCATCTTACGTCTCAAATTTTCCAAGCATGATCAGatctatttttcaattttcttaGCTACAAGACTTATCTTTAATTtaactaataaaattaatttacataGTGTTGATTTTATTCACTAATTTTGTTTATAattgatttattaaataataataactcgtataaatatatataatatttaatattttaaaatttaaaaatataaatttaataaactTAAAACCTTTAATTAAAGAGGTTACAACTAATATACAGTTAGTTGTGAActaattttacatttttatttaataaaatattatattaatatttttaaattaaaaatatatcataATATTGAACACACGTCATAATTagagtaaaaatattttatactgtgacatattcttttttcttttaattaagttaattttatgaataaaaactaaaattttgaataattttaaaattacctCATTAAATTTCACTTAGATTTGTTATATCTATCTTATGCAGttataaaaataagatgaaaacaataATTTAATATGGGTAACTAATATTGTTAGGACCGCACTTCTGACatatatttttcaataaattatttttgacaCATCACTTTGATAGATTCATATAAATTTTAACTGATAAAAAATGTGTTGAAAAGTGTGTTGATAGTATGTTTGTAATACTATTCATCAATGTGTGAATAAAGGAAAGGAACGTTCCCTTCATTTTCTTGTATTTAATACTATATCTTTTTTAGACAATAACTATTATCATTCTTATTTCTAAAACCAGAATGGTGTCGCAATTCAAAGCATTCAATGTTTTCAGATACCAAATTTAATTACTACACATTGACAGAGACATTCCATTCAACACAAATTTGCTACCTTGGTCGGATTCTCATTTCATTGTTTAATAAGAAAAAATTACACCTAAAATTCCATTATAGCTAttacaaaacagaaaaatatttacatgaaaacaaatatatgattttacaaataatcaatcataattttttattaattaaagataaaaataattttcttttttttttatttttaacactAAAAATTTAAATTCGTATTCATGTAAGTTTTTCTCTACAAAATATTGTTACAATTGCAAAATTATGGACTTGAAATatcattatcatatttttataaattaaatttttgttttaaactaaaaaaaagaaatttgcaATTTTACAATTAATTCATAATTCATACTACGACGACTCAATATTATCGCAATTAAATATTGCAAAATATCAATCCACCAAGATTTCAAAAGGACCACGTATATTAAAATCTTTGGTCCAGCATGCAATAATACTACTACTAGGTTCGATGGATTCATGATATGTCAATAATTGAAATGTAAAATTGTCTCATTGAATAAAAAAAGTATATCATTAATAAAACAgtctttatttatttactatatttttgttttgttagatGAGAAATGAAACATTTACCATAATTTCTCTGACATACAAAAGGTGTGAAACTAGGCCTAGTGTTGTTCATTCCTCATTCATTGAGCTCCAAAAGTTTCTCAAGAAGCTGTATGTTCATTTCTTTGCTCAACTATGGAGGAGGAGAATATGAATGTACCACTGTTGGAGAAGAAGCAATACTATAAGGATTGTCCTGGTTGTAAGGTGGAACAAACCAAAGAGCTAAACCATGGTGTATCCATTATAAATCTTTTGATTATTTGGATGGTTGTGTTATGTGCTAGTAAGCATTATTCAACTTCTTGTTAGGATCATTTATCTTTTTTCGCATGTCTTAGGTTCTTTTGGCCTTTTCTGAtgaaaatttttgttgttgtaattttCAGCACTGCCAGCAGCATCACTCTTTCCATTCCTTTATTTCATGGTGAGTTTATCTATCTAATAAACTTGTTTTCATAAGTTTATACGAGTAGATAAGCTGAAATAATTCAAGGAAAATTAGTTCAAATAATACAATTATCAATAACGCTACACTTATTTTCAGGTAAGAGATTTCAATGTTGCAAAAGAAGAAGCTGATATTAGTTATTATGCTGGTTATGTGGGTAAgagttatttgtttatttttaatatttttaaaagtatATTATTACAGTTATATATTTATCAAAAACCAAGTATGGTTGATGGTTGAAAATTTCATAGGATCTGCTTACATGTTTGGAAGAGCTTTAACATCTGTATTATGGGGAATGATATCTGATCGCTACGGTCGAAAACCTGTTATAATTATGGGGGTCATCACAGTGTAAGTATCTAACAATGAATCAGATTCTTTCTTTAAGTTATATTATGTGATTTCCCTCATGATTATTTGTATTCACTTGATTTTAGAATCGTACTCAACACACTATTCGGCCTTAGTACGAGTTTTTGGATGGCTATTATCACGCGATTTCTTCTTGGAGGTTTAAATGGCATACTTGGACCGGTGAAGGCTTATGCTACTGAACTTTTTCGAGAAGAGCACCAAGCTATAGGACTTTCTACTGTAAGTATTACAAATTACTTTGTGATCTCTATCAAGTCTTGATCTTAATAATTAGTGTGATATGATTTCAGGTTAGCGCAGCTTGGGGCATAGGTTTAATCATTGGCCCGGCCTTGGGTGGATATTTGGCTCAGGTACGATTTTTATTCTGCGTACAAACAATATGCAGAGCCATCTTTGAGGGCGTTTAATGCAGACTATCGCACATGATTTAAAATTTGCCACTGTTAACTGTAATTAAATAGaatctcataaaatatttgttacGGTTAAATAATGATTAAGTAGGATATCTAATTAAATTTTCTTACAGCCAGCAGAAAAATACCCCCAAATATTTTCAAAGGGTTCCTTCTATGACAAGTAAGTGAACTTTTCttgctttttaatttttcaaaatcaaaggatTTAACCTTAATGATAATTTGTTAAAACAAATCATTTTTTCAGGTTTCCATACTTCTTACCATGCTTTATAATATCAGGATTCGCATTTGCCGTAGCTATTGCCTGCATCTGGATTCCGGTGTGTATCTTAGACATATCAATTTAGTCTTTTACATTATCAATATTTCAAAATGATCTTTAGAACCAGAAAATGTTAATCAAGTTTGTCTCTCAACATGGATATAATTTTTTAACCTATCTGTAGGAAACACTTCACAATCACCGTGGTAGTAACGAGTCTAGAGACGATGCTGAAGCTATAGAAAATGGAAGTGTAGTCAAAGAAAAAACAGTCCAAAAGAATGAAAACCTCTTCATGAATTGGCCTTTGATGTCATCTATCATTGCTTATTGTGTCTTCTCACTTCATGATGTTGCTTATCAAGAGGTAGTAGAATTTTAACAAATGCTAATGTTCCTCGATACGGTTTTAGTGTAAAAACATCTACTCATCTTTATTTCTTTAGATTTTCTCATTATGGACTGTTAGTCCTCGGAGGCTAGGGGGTTTGAACTTTACAACAGATGATGTTGGCAATATTCTTTCCATTTCAGGTGCATCTTTGGAACTTATAATAATTGTTTTGCATTGTTAGGAATAGATAATtagatatatttttatataatttctaACTCGTGAAATTACTAGGACTTGCACTTGTGATCTACCAACTTTTCATATACCCGTCTGTGGAAAAAGCTTGTGGACCTATCGCCTTTGCCCGCATCACAGGGGTCAGTTTTCATCTAATTGTTACATTCGCGATTGAAATTTCTGCATTTCATTGCTTGTTATTTGAATTGTGTCATTCTACTTTTGGTTCTTTATGCAGATTTTTTCAATACCACTTTTGCAAAGTTACCCTTTCATAGCATTGTTGTCGGGCACAGCCTTATACGTAGTCATTAGTATCGCTTCTGTCTTCAAGAATGTTATGTCTGTAAGTGCCTCTTTTTTAGAACAAATTAATGGATTCATTTAACAAAAGTTCTGTTTAAATAagtgagaaaaatattatttgtattacCAATTTTTTTTATGGAGTTCAGGTGACGATTACAACGGGTTTATTCCTTATACAAAACCGAGTAGTGGTAAGTGTATTCACTAATTATCTATTGTTTCAACATAAAGTTTGATAATAGTTTTTGATGGAATTGTGGCATGAATTGATATTTTCTAACAGGAACAACACCAAAGAGGAGCAGCTAATGGCATATCTATGACAGGCATGTCTTTATTCAAAGCTATTGGCCCAGCAGCAGGTGGTACAATGTGAGTGTGTTCCTCTAATTTCTTACTTAGTAACAAACAACATGCCCACCCACCTCAATTTAATATTGTACTGCAACAAATCGGGGCAGGGCAAGCATAGTTGAGCCACAAAAAAATGAGAGCGGTGAGGAACAGACATGCGGACCTTGCATCCCTAAAGATTAAAAGTTACAAAAATTCTTGTAAATATTCGCGCTTGCGAAAATAATAGGCGATCCGTGACAGACATATTATAAGGTGCGGGTCTAAAATCCTGTCCTGCCCTATAAAAAGTGTAGACAAAATAGGCCGGCCACTCCAATTGTCATAATTCAAACATGTAAACGCAGATCTCTTAATATAATCTTGGTCAATGCAGATTAACTTGGTCACAAAAGCGTATGAATGCTTCTCTCCTCCCAGGTAAATAACATGTTTGAATCATAAACATTCAACTTTTTTCTTGCTTTTTATATCTCTTTTCACTTAATTAGGTGCCCACTTTTTCAAATGCGTAAAGTCTTTTTATTCAACAACATGAATTCATATTTTGAATGTATTCCGGTTAAAAGGAATAATTATTTTAATGCATTACACATTCAATTGCAGGAACTCAAATGGTATTTTTCTTCCTGAATTTGGTTGAAGCACTTGGAATAATTTTGATGTTTAAACCATTCCTTGgtgaaaagaagaaaacaaacTCTGTTACGTTACATTGATTGAATTATGATGTAACACTTTGTTGTTGTAATTAGAGACATTGATGGTAACTAGATGCATTATTAGTTTTGTCATTGCTAAATTAATTGTAaacaaacaccaaataaaaaaagCAAATGAGAAAGAGTTACTAACAAACAAGGGGAAAAAACAATAGTAGAAAAAGAAACAAGAAAGTTATTGTTCTTTTCTTATTGGAATCAAGATTCTCAAATGAAAGTGACCTAAGCGTGTGAGGTGTCACCTCAGTAACATCCTTGTCATTAAGTTAATATTTaagagcagtgttttaaaaaccggaccgtaCCGACCGGTCGGACCGGAACCAGAGGGATCATCGGTCTGGTTTGATTGTTGGACCAGATATGTTATTGAACCGGTGAGAATCGGTTAAAAACGGTCAAAATTTGAAAAATCCGGTGAAACGGCGGTTTTAGAAAACCAACAGTTCAAATGCAGGTTTTTTATTTTCGACACAAAACGACACTGTTttcattgttttttaaaaaataaaattaaaatataattagactttattcaacCTTATTTATTACAACttttttgtttgcaattagatctggtttaaaatttctttaaatttatattaaaatttctttaaatttatattttgtattattttgttgtgagttatgattatttttagaattggaatgtaaagaataaacatattaaattatgatattttgaaatttaaaaattttgtaggtgttgtgatGTTTTTTAGAGACAGGGTCATCCGGTTCAactgatttaataaatatattatattgtaGTAGAGACTGGTTTATTTAACTGAGTTATCTAGTTTAATTCGATTTAGTCATGTATGTGGTTCGACCAGTGACACAGTGGTTCAATCAATGAATCAGTGACACAATACATTTACCGGTTTGATGATCGGTCCAGTTTTTAAAACAGttaaatttgttgtgaaaaaaatACTTTATTAATAAGAATATCTTCTTAAGATGTTCAAAGGTTTATTCTATATGATGGTGATTGAAACACTATATAATATAACCAATTAACACCttacataaatttaaaaaaaatattgatttagaATGTCTAGTAATAAATATAACATGGAGAGTCAAACTTCTTTTGTCAACTATTATAACATAGATATAGAGTTTTTTACACGTTATTATAAATATTAGTTGTTTACTAATTGTAACACTATTCAATATCTTTAAACAAAAAGACCCGGTTCATGTTAaagaaatgtaaaaaaaataaaaaaaattgatcctTGATTGAGTTGAAACTTCTAATAGATTTTGATGAAATGGAGAAAAGTGTTATGTTTAGATCATTTCTTCTAAACCCTAAAGGTT includes these proteins:
- the LOC131618527 gene encoding protein ZINC INDUCED FACILITATOR-LIKE 1-like, which encodes MEEENMNVPLLEKKQYYKDCPGCKVEQTKELNHGVSIINLLIIWMVVLCATLPAASLFPFLYFMVRDFNVAKEEADISYYAGYVGSAYMFGRALTSVLWGMISDRYGRKPVIIMGVITVIVLNTLFGLSTSFWMAIITRFLLGGLNGILGPVKAYATELFREEHQAIGLSTVSAAWGIGLIIGPALGGYLAQPAEKYPQIFSKGSFYDKFPYFLPCFIISGFAFAVAIACIWIPETLHNHRGSNESRDDAEAIENGSVVKEKTVQKNENLFMNWPLMSSIIAYCVFSLHDVAYQEIFSLWTVSPRRLGGLNFTTDDVGNILSISGLALVIYQLFIYPSVEKACGPIAFARITGIFSIPLLQSYPFIALLSGTALYVVISIASVFKNVMSVTITTGLFLIQNRVVEQHQRGAANGISMTGMSLFKAIGPAAGGTILTWSQKRMNASLLPGTQMVFFFLNLVEALGIILMFKPFLGEKKKTNSVTLH